From the Pseudomonas sp. SORT22 genome, one window contains:
- a CDS encoding DASS family sodium-coupled anion symporter, with amino-acid sequence MNSPANVPVSQTARARVPIGLLVGIAALVGVLLLPMPADLPVAGHRVLAILAFAVVVWISEAVSYEASAIMITSLMAFLLGTAPTVADPSVIYGSSAAITLALTGFSNSALALVVGALFIAAAMTHTGLDRRIALVTLSSIGVSTRRILLGAVAVTVLLSLVVPSATARSACVVPIMMGVIAAFGVDKRSNIAAGIMIIVAQGTSIWNIGIQTAAAQNLLTVGFMDKMLGARVSWIDWLIAGAPWAVIMSVVLIVLVLKMLPPESDAIPGGKAAVSKTLAELGPMSGAQKRLLGVSLLLLLAWATEGKLHHFDTTSTTYAGLVILLLPRVGVMTWKDVQARIPWGTVIVFGVGISLGTTLLTTQAGQWLGAQVVAHTGLDQLGTLGVFSILAAFLILIHLGFASATALTSALLPILIAVLQTLPGDFSRLGMTMALGFVVSYGFILPINAPQNMVCLGTETFTAKQFARVGIIVTLIGYGLMLVFAATWWQWLGWM; translated from the coding sequence ATGAATTCGCCGGCCAATGTGCCTGTCTCACAAACCGCCAGAGCCCGCGTGCCGATTGGCCTGCTGGTCGGTATCGCAGCGCTGGTCGGGGTGCTGTTGCTGCCGATGCCCGCCGACCTGCCAGTGGCCGGCCACCGGGTGCTGGCGATTCTGGCTTTTGCCGTGGTGGTGTGGATCAGCGAAGCGGTGTCGTACGAAGCCAGCGCGATCATGATTACCTCGCTGATGGCCTTTTTGCTCGGCACGGCGCCGACGGTGGCCGACCCTTCGGTGATCTACGGCTCCTCGGCCGCCATCACCCTGGCCCTGACCGGTTTTTCCAACAGTGCCCTGGCCCTGGTAGTCGGTGCCTTGTTCATCGCCGCGGCCATGACCCACACCGGGCTGGACCGGCGTATCGCCCTGGTGACCTTGTCGAGCATCGGCGTCAGCACCCGGCGCATCCTTCTGGGGGCGGTGGCCGTCACCGTGCTGCTCAGCCTGGTGGTGCCCAGCGCCACCGCGCGCAGTGCCTGCGTGGTGCCGATCATGATGGGGGTGATCGCTGCCTTTGGTGTCGACAAACGCTCGAACATCGCTGCCGGGATCATGATCATCGTCGCTCAGGGCACCAGCATCTGGAACATCGGCATCCAGACTGCCGCGGCGCAGAACCTGCTGACCGTCGGCTTCATGGACAAGATGCTCGGTGCGCGGGTGTCGTGGATCGACTGGCTGATCGCTGGCGCGCCGTGGGCAGTGATCATGTCGGTGGTGCTGATCGTCCTGGTGCTGAAAATGCTGCCGCCCGAAAGCGATGCGATTCCGGGTGGCAAGGCGGCAGTAAGCAAGACCCTGGCCGAGCTCGGGCCGATGAGCGGCGCGCAGAAACGTCTGTTGGGCGTGTCGCTGTTGCTGCTGCTGGCCTGGGCCACCGAGGGCAAGCTGCATCACTTTGACACCACTTCGACCACCTATGCCGGGCTGGTGATCCTGCTGCTGCCACGGGTAGGGGTGATGACCTGGAAAGATGTGCAGGCGCGCATTCCCTGGGGCACGGTGATTGTCTTCGGGGTGGGCATCAGCCTGGGTACTACCTTGCTTACCACCCAGGCCGGGCAATGGCTGGGCGCGCAAGTGGTGGCCCATACCGGGCTGGATCAACTGGGTACCCTGGGGGTGTTCTCGATCCTTGCGGCCTTTTTGATTCTGATTCACCTGGGCTTTGCCAGCGCCACCGCCCTGACCTCGGCGCTGCTGCCGATTTTGATTGCGGTGTTGCAGACCTTGCCGGGGGACTTCAGCCGCCTGGGCATGACCATGGCCCTGGGCTTTGTGGTCAGCTACGGCTTTATCTTGCCGATCAACGCGCCGCAGAACATGGTCTGCCTGGGCACCGAGACCTTCACCGCCAAACAGTTCGCCCGGGTGGGGATCATCGTCACCCTGATCGGTTATGGGCTGATGCTGGTGTTTGCCGCGACCTGGTGGCAGTGGCTAGGCTGGATGTAG